The following proteins are co-located in the Pseudomonadota bacterium genome:
- a CDS encoding metallophosphoesterase, whose amino-acid sequence MTALEKTPDAHPASVRTLLKDRFFLKQRLDGVKCVYAVGDVHGQIDLLDATLEMIRKDIATLAADMPKTLIFLGDLIDRGNSRAVLQRLSGPWGIPGIGKRIIAGNHEGLFARFLAGPGPDFSQAPFGRTIAEEEYQADRLAYPEKLDRDMLLWISTDGGADTLRNYGCSTWDPRLLPQEVARLRKIVLGNIPREHIGLLKRMEKMAAPGDFVFVHAGIDPARPLDQQTWQDCGWIRKGFLNHKGGFEGRIVVHGHTPCKDPDIENDRLCLDTGAFLAGTLTWARFLDTKEYGTEVTVSQVRRTAETPGP is encoded by the coding sequence ATGACTGCACTTGAGAAAACTCCTGATGCTCATCCCGCCAGCGTAAGGACGCTGCTGAAAGACCGCTTTTTTCTCAAACAGCGCCTGGACGGGGTGAAGTGCGTCTATGCCGTGGGAGACGTCCACGGGCAGATTGACCTTTTGGATGCCACTCTGGAGATGATCAGAAAGGATATCGCCACCCTGGCCGCGGACATGCCGAAAACCCTGATTTTTCTGGGGGATCTGATCGACCGGGGCAATTCCCGGGCTGTCCTGCAGAGACTGAGCGGACCATGGGGAATTCCGGGAATCGGGAAAAGAATTATCGCCGGAAACCACGAAGGCCTTTTCGCCCGGTTCCTTGCGGGCCCTGGTCCCGACTTCAGCCAGGCCCCCTTTGGACGGACCATTGCTGAGGAAGAATACCAGGCGGACAGGCTGGCATACCCGGAAAAACTGGATCGTGATATGTTGTTGTGGATAAGCACCGATGGCGGTGCCGATACTCTCAGGAATTACGGTTGCAGTACGTGGGATCCGCGCCTGCTCCCGCAAGAGGTTGCCAGACTGCGAAAAATCGTTCTCGGGAATATTCCCCGGGAACACATCGGCCTGCTGAAACGCATGGAAAAAATGGCCGCTCCAGGAGATTTTGTATTCGTACACGCAGGCATAGACCCGGCCAGACCCCTGGACCAGCAGACATGGCAGGACTGCGGCTGGATCAGGAAAGGCTTCCTCAACCACAAGGGAGGCTTTGAGGGTCGCATCGTGGTCCACGGACATACGCCCTGTAAAGACCCGGATATCGAAAATGACCGGCTGTGTCTCGACACAGGTGCATTTCTGGCCGGAACGCTCACCTGGGCCCGCTTTCTGGACACGAAAGAATATGGTACAGAAGTCACTGTCTCGCAGGTTCGCAGAACCGCAGAGACTCCCGGCCCCTGA
- the gpt gene encoding xanthine phosphoribosyltransferase, producing the protein MTGFQNRPRHFPVSWQEMHRDARALAWRLLEKGPWKGVIAVARGGLFPAGIVARELNLPVVETVCIYGYDDVKQVQHDPRMEKPVGSFATEGQGEGWIVVDDLVDSGKTFEQLRKTMPKAHYAALYAKPEGSRQADSWVTEVSQDTWIFFPWEVDTTFATPIAIQPGDRR; encoded by the coding sequence ATGACCGGTTTCCAGAATCGTCCAAGACACTTTCCCGTTTCGTGGCAGGAGATGCACCGGGATGCCCGGGCCCTGGCGTGGCGGCTTCTGGAAAAGGGGCCATGGAAAGGCGTGATCGCTGTGGCGAGGGGCGGTCTTTTCCCTGCAGGAATCGTGGCCCGGGAGCTGAACCTGCCGGTGGTCGAGACCGTCTGCATTTACGGATACGATGATGTGAAACAGGTCCAGCATGATCCCCGGATGGAAAAGCCGGTGGGAAGCTTTGCCACGGAAGGGCAGGGGGAAGGCTGGATTGTTGTGGACGACCTGGTGGACAGCGGAAAGACCTTCGAGCAGCTGCGAAAAACAATGCCAAAGGCCCACTATGCCGCCCTCTATGCCAAACCCGAGGGCAGCCGGCAGGCCGATTCATGGGTGACCGAGGTCAGCCAGGACACATGGATTTTCTTTCCGTGGGAGGTAGACACCACCTTTGCCACGCCTATCGCCATTCAGCCAGGTGACAGGCGATGA